TATGGAGTGTGACACGGGCAGTGCCGTTTCATGTATAagtgaaaaaatgtatttggctgTATTTAGCAAGTtagatttaattaaatgtaatttatatttGCGTTACTATACGGGCGAGTGGGTTAAGCCGGTAGGGCTGATAAGACCGTTAGTGCGTTTTAGGGGTATAGAAAAGCACTTGGATTTGTTTGTAATACGAAACGGCAAAAGTAAGTTGCTCGGTCGACAATGGTTAtatgaattaaatataattagagACTTAATTCCCGTGACGGAATACTGTGAGGTAAATAATGTAATTAACAATCAGTTTAATTATAGTGCTTTCAGTTCCAGATTCTCTGAAGTGTTTGCGGACGGCCTGGGGCGGTTCACCGGCGGCAAGGTCAGCATCCACCTGCGTGCGGATGCCCGGCCTGTGTTCCTGCGCGCGCGCCCCCTGGCGTACGCGCTGCGCGAGCCGGTGGAGCGCGCGCTGGAGCAGCTGGTGCGCGACGGCGTGCTCACCCCCGTCGACCGCTCCGACTgggccacgcctatcgtgccgGTCGTTAAAAAAGACGGTAACATACGTATCTGCGCTGATTTTAAAATGACTTTGAACCGGGTTTTAGAGGTTGACCGTTATCCGCTACCTAGGGTGGAGGATTTATTGGCACGTTTACATGGGGGGGAGCGTTTCAGCAAGATTGATCTTTCGCAGGCCTACGCACAGTTTGAGCTCGATGAATCTAGAAAATATACGGTAATAAATACTCACAAGGGGTTATTTATGTACAACCGCTTAGTGTACGGCCTGTCATCTAGCCCCGGCGTATTCCAAAGACATCTAGAACAATTATTTGCTGACCTGCCGCACGTGGGCGTATTTCTGGATGACGTCATTATTACGGGTAGTAATACGGAAGCCCACGTCGACAACTTATATAAAGTATTTGAGCGATTGCAGGCACATGGTTTGCGGGTCAGAAAAGATAAGTGCGCGTTCTTTGAAGAATCGATCAATTATTTGGGGCATGTCATTAGCAAGGAGGGTGTCCACACGTGTCCGGATAAGATTAGGGCCATCGTGAATACCCCGGCACCCAGCAACGTGTCGGAGGTTCGAGCGTTCGTGGGTATGATAATGTATTACGCGAAGTTTATAAAAAACGTTAGTACGTTGCTTACAccattgtataatttgttaaaggcCGGAACCAAATTTGTTTGGAGCGCGAGTTGTCAGGAGGCGTTCGTCAAGGTCAAACAAGTGTTGACTTCGAGTGAAGTTTTGGTGCACTATTCGGGTTCTCTGCCGTTAGTTCTGACATCAGACGCATCCGGGGTGGGGATAGGTTGTGTTATATCACACCTCACGCCAGAGGGCGAGCGACCGGTGGCTTACGCGTCGCGTACTCTTACCTCGGCCGAGCGTGCGTACGCGCAGATTGATAGGGAAGCGCTAGCCTTAGTGTACGGTATACGGAAATTTCACCAATATTTATACGGTCGTAAATTTATATTGAGGACAGATCACAAGCCGCTCACATACATCTTTGGTGATAAAGTAGGCATTCCGGTGATGGCGGCGTCCCGTTTGCAGCGCTGGGCGATTTTGTTGTCAGGATATAATTACGATATTGAATACGTACCTTCAAGTAAAAACTGTGCTGATGCGTTATCGAGGCTGCCGCAAGGAGGTCAAGATCAGAAACAAAATCATGAGGTGACTTACCTTAATTTTGTGGAAGATTTTTTACCTGTAACTAACGAGCAAGTTAAGTCGGCTACGTCACGTGACGTAACTTTAAGTAGGGTGTTGGCTTATGTGCAGTCGGGCTGGCCGACATCGTGTCAAGAGGAAGAGATCAAACCTTTCCTATTAAGGCGCAACGAGATGTATGTAGACCGAGGCTGCTTAATGTGGGGTTACCGGGTGGTGGTACCAGCAATTTTGAGGGAAGCAGTTCTCAAGCAGCTTCACATTAGTCATATGGGCATAGTAAAGACTAAGGCCTTAGCCCGTAGTTACGTGTGGTGGCCCAATATTGACGCCGATGTGGAAGCACAGTGTAGGCAGTGTGAGACATGTGCCGcggaggcgccggcgccggcgcatgCACCTCCAAGCCCTTGGCCATACTCAACCCACGTCTGGAGTAGGCTACACATAGACTTTTTGGGTCCATTTCAGGGAAAAAACGTTCTTAGTACTAATAGATTCGAGTTCAAAGTGGCTGGAAATATTCGAAATGTCTAGGACGAACGCAGGGGCAGTAATTAAAGAATTAAGAGCAACTTTCGCGCGTTTTGGGTTGCCAAGAGAATTAGTATCGGACCAAGGTCCGCCGTTCACAAGTAATGAATTCAAACATTTCCTTGCAGCTAATGGCATAAAACAGTCTTTCTCTCCAATATACCATCCAGCATCGAACGGGGCCGCGGAAAATGCTGTCAAATTATGTAAACGTGCGCTTAGCAAGGCTATTAGAGAGCGTACCGATGTCGACGCGGCACTGCAGACTTATCTCATGGCATACAGGAATAGCATACATAGCACAACAGGGGAGAGTCCGGCCTTGCTTTTACAGCGGAGGTCGTTACGTTCACGGTTAGATTTGCTTCGCAGCGAGAGTGCGTTGGAGAAACGGGTTAGTGCGGCTCAGCAGCGGCAGGTCGAAAACGCAGGCGGTACGCAACGTCACTTCCGTCCTGGGGACGCGGTTTGGGCTCGCGATTATACCGGTAACGATAAATGGGTTAGAGGTACTGTGCTGGGGGCCGAAGGTTCGCGGAGATACACCTTAGATAGCGGAAGCGGTAGATCGGTTCTTAGGCATGTTGATCAAATCAGACGGAGATCTAGATTATCGACTGTACCTTGCCCCGAAGAGCTCAACGAGACTACCGAGCGGTCGCCAGGGGCTGGGGACGACGTCGCACGCTCCAGCCAGCAGACGGAAGTGGGCGAGGCAAACTCGCAGCTTTCCCAAAAGGAAGAAGTAACAAGTAATGAAACTAGTGAGACAAATGTGGCTTGTGTGCCTCCCCCACGCCCGTCTCCTCCGCCACAGCGGCGATCCCCGCTGAACCTCAGGCCTTTACCGAACCGAATCCGTAAGCTAGAGATAGATTAATATCTATGGGTTAAATTTATGTGAGAGGAGCATAGATAATAGTTTGTAAAATAAGGTGTTTACAATTAGATATAGATTTGCTTACGATAAAAAGCTGtctcaaaataaattcattctttattatttcttatacattattttaaggttTAGAGATTAAGAAGGGAGGTGTGATATATGTATATTGGTATATACTATGTGGGTACACCTAGATTATGTTACTTAGGTATAGGGTAGTTGTAGTTTGTCAGTCTTGAATTAAACCTCCTATGAATCGCATATAGTGTTTGTACTGCTGATACCTAGACTTCCTAATTCCTATGTTCCTGGATTTCATAATGTTGAGCAATCTTTGACTTAAAATACGTTtaacccgttttaatatatctacatatttacattttatttactttacataCTTTAAAGCTAGGTTTTTATTCAAGATTTGATTCTTGCTTGATCTTCTTAAGAGATTACGGCATAAGGTTCTTACAGTTTGTACAAAAAAGTGTGTACAGGTTTGTGTGTGGTCCCAAATACGTATTTAGCTACCTATCGTGGGAACTATTTTCCAAACCTCTCTTGTAACGTATTCAAATAGGCTAGTGATGATGATACAATTACAAAATGACTAACATACATCTACAAAGCAAGATTAAGAATACAAGTGgatttaatataaatagttGATAACTTATGACTGAAGTTATGCGATTTGATCAAACATTCCGACGTGCCGTACAGTCAACATCAAAACTTGTgtatgaaacaacgcgccataAGTATATGCTATCTTGCAATACCCACTTTTCTAAATTGagcatttatatttaaagttgtaccaaaaatgtttgTGTTAGAATTGGGAATTTTTATATCATTCCTACTTAGAATCACGAGCTACTGAGAATCCCCAGAGTGTCCCCAACATTTTTGGTCCGTTTGGTTACGGTTTTCATACAACCTTCTATGACCGTAACAAAACGGACAAAACATTTGTAGATATTATGAAATTTTGgagtaaaaatagttttttttttataatctaaAATGCAAgttacaaatttaaatagaaatgcccatATATCTATAGTTCTCGTTCAAAAATACCTATCGTCACagtctaattttatttttctttataaagAGACATATCATAAGTAGCAATAGTATATATCCCATAGAGAATTTAACGCTTAATACGGCTCAGATTGATCTACAGTTCTAATTTCGGCTAAGGGTTTCTCTGTACAAGTTGCACTGTACCGTTTAGGCTAGTCTAATAAGATTCCTCAGAAGCAGCCAGCCGGCCTGCGGCTGGATACGGCACAAGGAGCACTTACTCGTTAGACGGAGCACGTAAAACTCGCGATTACTACACAGATAATTTCCGTAAGTTACTACATAATTACGATCAAAGAAATTGCAAAATGAAGGGCGACGCGCGCAGGTGACGTTCGGATTCGGATGCCAATTGAagttgcattactgttgcgtcgtcgttgttgccgccgctATATCTGTCAATTTTCATgttaaaatgagtgacgtttgCCGCTGCATTATAGGCGCTATTATGACGTTGATTTAGGTACGTACtacttacaattacaattaacaATATAAGTATAGTTTATGGGTTTTGCAGTTGGTAATAAAAAGTATGATGCTACTGGGTTATGTGAACGTGTTTGTGATTTGAAATCTACCTCATATAGATGAAAATTCAGCAAAATATTAagtgatagagtctgtgcggaaagaaaagagtcgtggaatgtatggggcccaaaacATTCCACGACTCCTCTCTTTCCGAACGGCTTCTTACATTTATGGCCTTTCCAAAAGTCGCAGGAAATCGCATGTGAtttgatataggtattataCGCCTACAGCGGCATTAGGTCGATCGATTGAATTCATTGCTCCTACTTAGCCAGCAATTTtctaaaatcgcatgccatTTGTTACCACGTCTATAGAAGCTTTAATGCTGAGTCTTTGGGAAGTTGTCTATGTTAGGGCATCAGACCGGTGTCAGCGGTCGTCTCAAAACGGGAAGTAATTAAACTTGCTACTCGACTATTATCTGTGGACCTCCTGGAGTCAAAACTTCGTCGTGTCTGGGAATGCGAAAGTTTCGCGTTGAAATTAATCCTTACCTACTTTATTCTCGATCTCTGTAAAAACAGTTGAGAGCCTTTTTGAGATGAAATTCCTTccttatttaaatactttatcTTTGAGTTTGGAATATGAATAAGTTTGTTACTGTTATATATGGAGAGAGCATTTCCTTTATAAGTCTACAATTTAACAGAGGAAGTTGATAAAGAGTTATTATGAGTAACTATTATACTTGTTTAAGGCTCTGCATGAAATTGATTTTCGGATGTAAAAATGTAATGATTTTACCTTTTAAAAacattatagaataaaattaaatataagtaactTATAATTTACCAACTGAATGTCCAGTTtagataaaatagataaaataatataatagataaaataataaaaaaaaaaaaaaaaaaaatagataaaataatttaaaaaaactatatatatCTTCAATATCTacttaacaaaattaaatatacagTCATCTGCAGACATAGTTGACCCCctaaacaaatttctatgcaggggaGTCAGTTATCTCAGCAGCGGACTGTACCTACAAACTGTTTTATAGCTGTTGATGTTATGTAGGCACTTCAAAGGTAATTTTCCCGTTCGTCCGTTGCCATTTCGCCAACACGGCACAACACAGTGAATAATACAGGCCCGTGCTATTATGACCCGGAAAAGTCTCCCAATTAAAAGGCAAATTTTATGACTGCCTACTGTCCTGTATGCCATTCAAAGGAAAGGGATCGGAACGCAGCTTaaatcattttaatttttaacggtattttcTCCTTGTATATTAAGATGCAAGGTTTTTAAGAGCAGGGAGTCGTTAATATTTAAGTAGATTGAAGTTGTAAGATGGGGAATTTGTTCAGAACcaaaacacaagttattaaaaccctttaggttttttattttgtctacGATAGAAATAGGAAACAATAGAATAAAAAACAAAAGGGAATGATGAAGTTGTCAAGATGTAAAAAATGGGAGCAGTTTggagaatataaaataaatttaatatcagTTGTAAGTGAGTTGTTTTAATGCGGAGACCAGGACCCTTTAATTCAATGTT
This portion of the Cydia amplana chromosome 7, ilCydAmpl1.1, whole genome shotgun sequence genome encodes:
- the LOC134649502 gene encoding uncharacterized protein K02A2.6-like yields the protein MFMPLPTPSCMRKMRAVKTVTSSRFSEVFADGLGRFTGGKVSIHLRADARPVFLRARPLAYALREPVERALEQLVRDGVLTPVDRSDWATPIVPVVKKDGNIRICADFKMTLNRVLEVDRYPLPRVEDLLARLHGGERFSKIDLSQAYAQFELDESRKYTVINTHKGLFMYNRLVYGLSSSPGVFQRHLEQLFADLPHVGVFLDDVIITGSNTEAHVDNLYKVFERLQAHGLRVRKDKCAFFEESINYLGHVISKEGVHTCPDKIRAIVNTPAPSNVSEVRAFVGMIMYYAKFIKNVSTLLTPLYNLLKAGTKFVWSASCQEAFVKVKQVLTSSEVLVHYSGSLPLVLTSDASGVGIGCVISHLTPEGERPVAYASRTLTSAERAYAQIDREALALVYGIRKFHQYLYGRKFILRTDHKPLTYIFGDKVGIPVMAASRLQRWAILLSGYNYDIEYVPSSKNCADALSRLPQGGQDQKQNHEVTYLNFVEDFLPVTNEQVKSATSRDVTLSRVLAYVQSGWPTSCQEEEIKPFLLRRNEMYVDRGCLMWGYRVVVPAILREAVLKQLHISHMGIVKTKALARSYVWWPNIDADVEAQCRQCETCAAEAPAPAHAPPSPWPYSTHVWSRLHIDFLGPFQGKNVLSTNRFEFKVAGNIRNV